Proteins from a genomic interval of Clostridium sp. 'deep sea':
- a CDS encoding copper amine oxidase N-terminal domain-containing protein, translated as MKKIIFLLVFCILFIPAVKAEAEDLKYELRIEDPVIKYVDGQLIKSIDGFVIDTSTNNISNALNGQKIYDKRTGLTAKIDGGHFKLSILTASSGRYDLEMVLSDLIKNIGSTIYLDVNKNNVKDKEEYRILMPFYAVIPEFELDNKIEFNCGEKGYVSISGKIYNSDKQDIGIRYKGERFIDTVQVRNNGSFGFLLNNKIDLDHGGTLELVLEMRPEYDSGDDVIKRYEVVIATGKVNHLKLNATLSHSVIPQGTLNTNFRIMVNDLPNWYYYKDKLNEDYILVAKLYDYKDDEITKVGKSGLLINSGKSELLTFTPFSRTALNKLTIGSYKVVVVLKKVKDCGYTVSEDIYMNSFEIKVTSSEGDILVGEDLFIDRDCGSLIVDLGGIDYSSPYDDIVYYKDGKAIKNEKSQKQLIGGYVLKYFSPGQRPKIVHTLLSDEDKKTPYPSLLPAGLSQAQFLGISKSVVNIPLYQGGEFRYILDVYEINNGKYQRCYTKNGHFNLNGFQVSVKENIVYPNKKVEQIITVKDENGYAINNAIIYIGKNIYGVNHPEIRRSMSYALDENGKYAGEKGYMFIDSATLNIVEGIYRVSNWHAEGSGYLNVVVYRQNMDGSVTRMAVLDKAILVKGINAWNVQISETSTRPGEEKIYYLNVYDGNGNVVIPDSIDILEDGIGWRTINSIEINSNITNDGIRIIHTCRNETVGDLEFVPKNKYSSNTGSVIVEVIRPEIKFMGSELPIITQDFIKSLEFSVIDPKTGEPVYEDLYYELIDCGTSVEGGLYDSSDALENKLDKLAGNSVYKVYALIKNLNFEEINYAGVSPLLRINMVSDDTGGDIKLIDIPIEKAKLYVTPIEVFENTKDIVITYVDAMGYPIKDKLIKINYRKCGNTDNEGKIHYYIATKADSLSVLGDTDVKYRFVEYEINIKDTMEDSVINNKIVSAQNIVKQPRVTIRLTHSEEMLHIFVNGEDQMLKRPANFYMAKVNNLKPGNNEIKVDIYDRKHMSYSETITVFYEKDFEPIVFKIGEKGVYGTPVLINNVTMVPVKFAEDLGAEMSWNSNTHTVTYVRGNKEITMTIGSSYAMINGKMSKLQMAPYYNDEGRVMVPLRMVADELGFRVKYKGAFEPIEIRK; from the coding sequence ATGAAAAAGATAATATTTTTATTGGTATTTTGTATACTATTTATTCCAGCAGTTAAGGCAGAAGCGGAGGATTTAAAGTATGAACTTAGAATAGAAGACCCTGTTATAAAGTATGTTGATGGTCAATTAATAAAAAGTATAGATGGTTTTGTAATAGATACATCTACAAATAATATATCAAATGCCCTTAATGGACAAAAAATATATGATAAAAGAACAGGATTAACTGCAAAGATTGATGGTGGACATTTTAAACTGTCTATTTTAACTGCTTCATCTGGTAGATATGATTTAGAAATGGTTTTATCAGATTTGATAAAGAATATAGGATCAACAATTTATTTAGATGTAAATAAAAATAATGTTAAAGATAAAGAAGAGTATAGAATATTAATGCCTTTCTATGCAGTTATACCTGAATTTGAGCTTGATAATAAAATTGAATTTAACTGTGGTGAAAAAGGTTATGTAAGTATATCTGGTAAAATATATAATTCCGATAAGCAAGATATAGGAATTAGATATAAGGGTGAACGCTTTATAGATACTGTTCAAGTCAGAAATAATGGTAGTTTTGGTTTTTTACTTAATAATAAGATCGATTTGGATCATGGAGGTACTTTGGAGTTGGTTTTAGAAATGAGACCAGAATATGATTCAGGTGATGACGTAATAAAAAGATATGAAGTTGTAATTGCAACAGGAAAGGTGAATCATTTAAAACTTAATGCAACATTGAGTCACAGCGTTATTCCGCAAGGTACTTTAAACACCAATTTTAGAATAATGGTTAATGATTTGCCCAATTGGTATTATTATAAAGACAAATTAAATGAAGATTATATATTAGTAGCAAAATTATACGACTATAAAGATGATGAAATAACTAAAGTAGGTAAATCTGGCTTACTTATTAATAGTGGTAAGAGTGAATTGTTAACATTTACTCCATTTAGTAGAACGGCACTTAATAAGCTAACAATTGGTAGTTACAAAGTCGTTGTAGTTTTGAAGAAGGTAAAAGATTGCGGATATACAGTTAGTGAAGATATCTATATGAATAGCTTTGAAATAAAAGTCACATCATCTGAAGGAGATATCTTGGTTGGAGAAGATTTGTTCATTGATCGAGATTGTGGATCTTTAATAGTTGATTTAGGTGGTATAGATTATAGTTCTCCATATGATGACATTGTTTATTATAAAGACGGTAAAGCAATAAAAAATGAAAAGTCACAAAAACAGTTAATCGGGGGATATGTATTAAAATATTTCTCTCCAGGACAAAGACCAAAAATTGTACATACCTTACTTAGTGATGAAGATAAAAAAACTCCATATCCGTCTTTATTACCAGCTGGACTATCACAGGCTCAATTCTTAGGAATAAGCAAATCAGTAGTAAATATACCTTTATATCAAGGTGGCGAATTTAGGTATATATTAGATGTTTATGAAATTAATAATGGAAAATACCAACGTTGTTATACGAAAAATGGTCACTTTAATTTAAATGGTTTTCAGGTCTCTGTTAAAGAAAATATAGTTTACCCTAACAAAAAAGTTGAGCAAATTATTACTGTTAAAGATGAGAATGGCTATGCTATTAATAATGCCATAATTTATATTGGTAAAAATATATATGGTGTAAACCACCCTGAAATACGGAGATCAATGTCTTACGCTTTAGATGAAAATGGTAAGTATGCAGGAGAAAAAGGATATATGTTTATTGACTCTGCTACTTTAAATATTGTTGAAGGCATTTATCGTGTTAGTAACTGGCACGCTGAGGGTAGTGGATACCTAAATGTTGTTGTGTATCGCCAAAATATGGATGGGTCGGTTACTAGAATGGCAGTTTTAGATAAAGCTATATTAGTAAAAGGAATAAACGCCTGGAATGTTCAAATCAGTGAAACTAGTACAAGGCCTGGGGAAGAAAAAATATACTACCTAAATGTTTATGATGGAAATGGAAATGTAGTTATTCCAGATTCAATAGATATACTAGAAGATGGTATTGGTTGGAGAACTATAAATTCAATAGAGATAAATTCAAATATTACTAATGATGGCATAAGAATAATCCATACATGTAGGAATGAAACGGTTGGAGATTTAGAGTTTGTACCTAAAAATAAATATAGTTCAAATACAGGATCCGTAATTGTTGAGGTTATAAGACCTGAAATAAAATTTATGGGTAGTGAACTGCCAATAATCACTCAAGATTTTATTAAAAGTTTAGAATTCTCAGTTATAGATCCTAAAACAGGTGAACCAGTATATGAAGACTTATATTATGAGTTAATTGATTGCGGAACAAGTGTAGAAGGTGGACTGTACGACTCCTCTGATGCTTTAGAAAACAAACTAGATAAACTTGCTGGTAATAGTGTATACAAAGTTTATGCATTAATTAAGAATCTAAACTTTGAAGAGATTAATTATGCAGGAGTTAGCCCATTACTAAGAATCAATATGGTTTCTGATGACACTGGTGGAGATATAAAGTTAATTGATATCCCTATAGAAAAAGCTAAATTATATGTTACACCAATAGAGGTGTTTGAGAATACAAAAGATATTGTTATAACATATGTTGATGCTATGGGTTACCCAATAAAAGATAAACTAATAAAAATTAATTATAGAAAGTGTGGTAACACTGATAATGAAGGAAAAATACATTATTATATTGCAACTAAAGCAGATTCATTAAGTGTATTGGGGGATACTGACGTTAAATATAGATTTGTTGAATACGAAATAAACATAAAAGATACAATGGAAGATTCTGTGATTAATAATAAAATAGTAAGCGCTCAAAATATTGTTAAACAACCACGTGTTACAATAAGATTAACTCATAGTGAAGAAATGCTCCATATTTTTGTAAATGGTGAAGATCAAATGCTGAAAAGACCTGCGAATTTCTACATGGCAAAGGTTAATAATTTAAAACCAGGTAATAATGAAATTAAGGTTGATATATACGATAGGAAGCATATGTCCTATAGCGAAACAATAACAGTATTTTACGAAAAAGATTTTGAGCCAATAGTTTTTAAAATAGGAGAAAAAGGTGTTTATGGAACCCCTGTGTTAATAAATAATGTTACTATGGTGCCAGTAAAATTTGCTGAAGATTTAGGCGCAGAAATGAGCTGGAATAGTAATACTCATACAGTTACGTATGTAAGAGGAAATAAAGAGATAACAATGACAATAGGTAGTAGCTACGCTATGATAAATGGTAAAATGAGTAAGTTGCAAATGGCACCATATTATAACGATGAAGGTAGAGTAATGGTACCATTACGAATGGTTGCCGATGAGCTAGGTTTTAGGGTTAAATACAAAGGTGCATTTGAGCCAATTGAGATTCGTAAATAA
- the ung gene encoding uracil-DNA glycosylase: MNITNTNWHNMLKEELNKQYYIELKQFLNKEYASKVIYPPQKDVFRAFDLTDYNHVKVVIIGQDPYHGFGQAHGLSFSVKVGVSIPRSLKNIYKELKNTLGCKIAPHGNLTKWAQQGVLLLNSVLTVEAGNPNSHRNRGWEKLTNKAIELLNEKEQPLVFMLWGNNARKKSCLITNKKHLVLQAAHPSPLSASRGFFGCNHFKLANDFLINNNKSSIDWCIT; encoded by the coding sequence ATTAATATTACTAATACCAATTGGCATAACATGTTAAAAGAAGAACTTAACAAACAATATTATATTGAACTAAAGCAATTTTTAAATAAGGAGTATGCTAGTAAAGTAATTTATCCACCTCAAAAAGATGTTTTTAGAGCCTTTGATTTAACAGATTATAATCATGTTAAAGTTGTTATTATAGGACAAGATCCATATCACGGCTTTGGACAAGCTCATGGTTTAAGCTTTTCAGTTAAAGTAGGAGTGTCTATTCCACGTTCACTTAAAAATATTTATAAAGAATTGAAAAATACATTGGGATGTAAAATAGCTCCTCATGGTAATTTAACTAAGTGGGCACAACAAGGAGTGCTTTTGTTAAATAGTGTTCTTACTGTGGAAGCAGGCAATCCTAATTCTCACAGAAATAGGGGTTGGGAAAAACTTACTAATAAAGCTATTGAATTACTAAATGAAAAAGAGCAGCCTTTGGTGTTTATGTTATGGGGTAATAATGCCCGAAAAAAAAGCTGTTTAATCACCAATAAAAAGCACCTAGTTCTGCAAGCAGCTCATCCTAGTCCTTTATCTGCCTCCCGAGGTTTTTTTGGTTGTAATCATTTTAAACTTGCTAATGATTTTTTAATCAACAATAATAAAAGCTCTATAGATTGGTGTATTACTTAA
- a CDS encoding Hsp70 family protein: MDSINRNKGQYVFGINIGYSSITCSSYNNETDKVLNFKDNQATTFATHVVIEKSSGQMLCGRDVLNDWDDLNSDYYVVSSIKKILCDSKPVKVGSFEYTASDITAFLLNELKEKVKNRTQGVLIEKAVFAIDNDFTPLARKNLREAAKKAKIEIIHMVHECIASIYSNFNNIKELKNILVIDWGATSLSLMLIKNEGGFLQEVFQSQLNIGGDNINESLAKFIHNDLILNGNANKIFVDIDNNCRRKLINKCEKIKRQLVKRAISELSITNYGNTIGLRRHITDEELQQVICPVVKKAINFVEDTLKGYEITLNDISCIEFVGGNFNAPYIKQQFINKFNKEVKSNNNYLYKASMGAAKLALLHGRYYTSNSLNVMLSEGTLFELVSPNKDLDFIEDELNFAVVEDCDDAYFIFCDSDGKQIGYMKVPVYGFFMEKIVVDIWADNNNVVHVRACSNRKTNEYAKEWQYIMPKFKYELPKY, translated from the coding sequence ATGGATAGCATAAATAGAAATAAGGGACAATATGTTTTTGGTATTAATATAGGTTATAGTTCGATAACTTGCTCTAGCTATAATAACGAGACAGATAAAGTATTAAATTTTAAAGATAATCAAGCAACTACATTTGCAACTCATGTAGTTATTGAAAAAAGCTCTGGACAAATGTTATGTGGTAGAGATGTACTAAATGATTGGGATGATTTAAACAGTGATTATTATGTGGTTTCTTCTATAAAAAAGATTTTATGTGATTCCAAACCTGTAAAGGTAGGTAGTTTTGAGTACACAGCAAGTGATATTACTGCATTTTTATTAAATGAGCTAAAGGAAAAAGTAAAAAATAGAACTCAAGGGGTGCTTATTGAAAAAGCAGTATTTGCTATAGACAATGACTTTACACCTTTGGCTAGAAAAAATCTTAGAGAAGCAGCCAAAAAAGCAAAAATAGAAATAATTCATATGGTACATGAGTGTATAGCTTCAATCTATAGTAATTTTAATAATATAAAAGAGTTAAAAAATATTTTGGTTATAGACTGGGGCGCAACATCATTAAGTTTGATGTTAATAAAAAATGAAGGCGGCTTTTTACAAGAAGTATTTCAATCACAGTTAAATATAGGTGGGGATAATATTAATGAAAGTTTGGCTAAATTTATTCATAATGATTTAATTCTCAATGGAAATGCAAATAAAATTTTTGTAGACATAGATAATAACTGTCGAAGAAAACTAATTAATAAATGTGAAAAAATAAAAAGACAGTTGGTTAAAAGAGCTATATCAGAGCTTAGTATAACAAACTACGGAAATACAATAGGTTTAAGAAGACATATAACAGACGAGGAATTACAACAGGTAATTTGTCCAGTAGTGAAAAAGGCTATAAACTTTGTTGAAGATACTCTAAAAGGTTATGAAATAACCCTAAATGATATTAGCTGTATTGAGTTTGTAGGAGGTAACTTTAATGCACCATATATTAAACAACAGTTTATAAACAAGTTTAATAAAGAGGTTAAAAGCAATAATAACTATCTGTATAAGGCTAGTATGGGAGCTGCAAAATTAGCACTTTTACATGGTAGATATTATACATCCAACTCATTAAACGTAATGCTTTCTGAGGGTACTTTATTTGAATTGGTAAGCCCTAATAAAGATTTAGACTTTATTGAAGATGAACTAAATTTTGCAGTAGTAGAAGATTGTGATGATGCTTATTTTATTTTTTGTGATAGTGATGGCAAACAAATAGGATATATGAAGGTTCCTGTATATGGATTTTTTATGGAAAAGATTGTTGTAGATATATGGGCAGATAATAACAATGTTGTACATGTAAGAGCTTGTAGTAATCGTAAAACAAATGAGTATGCTAAAGAATGGCAATATATAATGCCAAAGTTTAAGTATGAGTTGCCAAAATACTAA
- a CDS encoding CPBP family intramembrane glutamic endopeptidase — translation MNKLIYLLSKNYLKNEGTKLTWLKLFLSISFSFLIQVILNFFLLYLKSINVSISANNITILNITHNLISIFIIIAIYKWSFVKKKMIVVNMGFKDHINNGLSWGLVVLLVNLLVGLIMLFIYNTLGVDVTAQNGSQIINNITKQNAVLVFLAIVITAPVAEELMFRAVIYKTLAKHFNTVTSLILSGLIFSLLHLDIYYIPQIWIMGTLLAYSYNKTKTLITPIIAHMVVNGMFFLSWLQMP, via the coding sequence ATGAATAAGTTAATTTATTTACTTTCAAAAAACTATTTAAAAAATGAGGGTACTAAACTAACCTGGCTAAAGTTATTTTTATCAATTAGTTTTTCATTTTTAATTCAAGTTATTCTAAATTTTTTTTTACTTTACTTAAAATCAATAAATGTAAGTATATCTGCCAACAATATAACTATATTAAATATCACTCATAACCTAATCTCTATTTTTATTATAATAGCTATTTATAAATGGAGTTTTGTAAAAAAGAAAATGATAGTTGTTAATATGGGTTTTAAAGATCATATTAATAATGGATTATCTTGGGGTTTAGTAGTTTTATTAGTTAATTTATTAGTCGGTTTAATTATGTTATTTATTTATAATACACTAGGAGTAGATGTAACAGCGCAGAACGGTTCCCAAATAATTAACAACATTACAAAACAAAATGCTGTTTTAGTCTTTTTAGCTATTGTTATAACTGCTCCAGTAGCAGAAGAGTTAATGTTTAGAGCAGTTATCTATAAAACACTAGCTAAACATTTCAATACAGTTACATCTCTTATTTTAAGCGGTTTAATCTTTTCATTACTTCATTTAGATATATACTATATACCACAGATATGGATTATGGGAACTCTATTAGCGTATAGCTATAACAAAACAAAAACACTAATAACACCAATTATAGCACATATGGTAGTAAATGGTATGTTTTTTTTATCTTGGCTACAGATGCCTTAA
- a CDS encoding group II intron maturase-specific domain-containing protein → MQFRVHQKSKKKLKEKIKALLTSRKVQNIKTLYIRLKRMCQGWINYFILANMKQFLMELDQWIRRRIRMIYWRRWKRIRTKIRNLTKLGCPPQKAYEYGNTRKGAWRTAKSPILHKTITNKRLAKAGLLSLHSYYISRLGY, encoded by the coding sequence GTGCAATTTAGAGTGCACCAGAAAAGCAAGAAGAAACTCAAAGAGAAAATCAAGGCACTGTTAACAAGTCGAAAAGTACAAAACATCAAAACTTTGTATATCAGACTGAAAAGAATGTGCCAAGGTTGGATTAATTATTTCATACTTGCAAATATGAAGCAATTCTTAATGGAGCTAGACCAATGGATAAGGCGAAGAATAAGAATGATATATTGGCGGAGATGGAAAAGGATAAGGACTAAAATTCGGAACTTAACAAAACTAGGGTGTCCTCCTCAGAAAGCATACGAGTATGGAAATACTAGAAAGGGAGCATGGCGGACAGCTAAAAGTCCCATACTCCATAAAACGATAACAAATAAGAGACTAGCAAAAGCTGGTCTCTTATCACTGCATTCTTACTACATTAGTAGGCTTGGTTATTGA
- the ltrA gene encoding group II intron reverse transcriptase/maturase — protein sequence MELKSNERAVSAQGIQQEQKQNTNQLMEEVVSYPNMMKAYGHVKSNNGSHGVDGMKVSEFSEWYLRYLENLTQELLEVTYKPSPVRRVEIPKDNGKTRKLGIPTVIDRVIQQAINQVLSPIFEEKFSEYSYGFRPERSAHDALQQCKRYIEAGYTWIVDIDLASYFDTVNHNKLMHQMYLEIEDSRVLRLIRKYLLSGVVIDGKYEKTRQGVPQGGPLSPLLSNIMLDKLDKELERRGHKFVRYADDCSIYVKSRKAAERTLTNVTKFLEKELKLVVNRDKSKISRP from the coding sequence GTGGAACTTAAAAGTAATGAGAGAGCAGTTAGTGCTCAAGGGATTCAACAAGAGCAAAAGCAAAACACAAATCAACTGATGGAAGAAGTGGTATCGTATCCGAATATGATGAAAGCTTATGGTCATGTTAAAAGTAATAATGGAAGCCATGGGGTAGACGGTATGAAAGTTTCTGAGTTCTCAGAATGGTATCTCAGGTACTTAGAAAACCTCACCCAAGAGCTGCTAGAAGTGACGTACAAGCCTAGTCCAGTAAGAAGAGTGGAAATACCAAAAGACAATGGTAAGACTAGAAAACTAGGAATACCAACGGTCATAGACCGAGTAATTCAACAAGCCATTAATCAAGTGCTATCGCCAATATTTGAGGAGAAATTTTCAGAATACAGCTATGGATTTAGACCAGAGCGTAGTGCCCATGATGCACTTCAACAATGCAAACGGTATATAGAAGCAGGTTACACGTGGATAGTAGATATAGACTTAGCATCATACTTTGACACAGTCAACCATAACAAACTTATGCATCAAATGTACCTAGAGATAGAAGATAGCAGAGTTTTAAGACTCATCAGGAAATATCTTCTATCAGGAGTTGTAATAGATGGTAAATATGAAAAGACTCGACAAGGGGTTCCACAAGGAGGTCCATTATCGCCATTGCTTAGCAATATAATGCTTGACAAGTTAGATAAGGAACTAGAGAGAAGAGGGCATAAGTTCGTTAGATACGCTGATGACTGTTCAATCTATGTAAAAAGTAGAAAAGCAGCAGAGCGTACCTTAACGAATGTAACCAAATTTCTTGAAAAGGAATTAAAGCTTGTCGTCAATCGAGATAAAAGCAAAATTAGTCGACCCTGA
- a CDS encoding FAD-binding oxidoreductase, translating to MKSRDAVIIGGGVIGCAIAYELAKRGMTNITVVEKNYLASGATGRCGAGVRQQWGLESNILLSKYSCEALENMNVALDYDDDIEFKQGGYLLLAYGDKMWNQFLKNVELQHKHNVMSEVKTPKEAKEIVPYLNIEGLTGATFYQKDGHANPFKVTDAYYKAAKRLGVEFLTFTEVTNIIKENNKVTKVVTTKGEIATNRVINAAGGWSNVISNMVGVDLPVHSERHQILVTEPVKAVQGPMVMSFHHGIYCQQSPHGSFIMGLGDPNEPRGFNIDNTWQFMHEMAEIITDLLPPLKNLRVIRQWSGMYNVTPDAAPILGSVPDVEGFYLAVGFSGHGFMIAPMTAQLMAEHILGQKTTLPISIYNLDRYKRGELIKEPNVV from the coding sequence ATGAAGAGTAGAGACGCTGTAATTATTGGAGGAGGCGTTATTGGTTGTGCTATAGCTTATGAATTAGCAAAAAGAGGCATGACTAATATAACTGTAGTAGAGAAAAATTATTTAGCAAGTGGAGCTACAGGTAGGTGTGGAGCTGGTGTTCGCCAACAATGGGGTTTAGAAAGCAATATTTTATTATCTAAATATAGTTGTGAAGCATTAGAGAACATGAATGTAGCCTTAGATTACGATGATGATATAGAGTTTAAACAAGGTGGATACTTATTATTGGCTTATGGTGACAAAATGTGGAATCAGTTTCTAAAAAATGTTGAACTTCAGCATAAACACAACGTTATGAGTGAAGTTAAAACACCTAAAGAAGCCAAAGAAATTGTGCCATATTTAAACATTGAAGGCTTAACAGGTGCTACATTTTATCAAAAAGATGGACACGCAAACCCCTTTAAAGTAACTGATGCTTATTATAAAGCTGCAAAACGTTTGGGTGTTGAGTTTTTAACCTTTACAGAGGTCACAAATATTATTAAAGAAAATAATAAAGTTACTAAGGTTGTAACAACAAAAGGTGAAATAGCTACCAATAGAGTTATAAATGCAGCAGGAGGATGGTCTAACGTCATTTCAAATATGGTGGGTGTAGATTTACCGGTACACTCAGAACGTCATCAAATACTAGTAACTGAGCCTGTAAAAGCGGTGCAAGGACCAATGGTTATGTCATTTCATCATGGCATATATTGTCAGCAATCTCCTCATGGCAGTTTTATAATGGGTTTAGGTGATCCTAACGAACCACGAGGTTTTAATATAGATAATACCTGGCAGTTTATGCATGAAATGGCGGAAATAATAACAGATTTGCTACCACCACTTAAAAACTTACGAGTAATAAGGCAGTGGTCAGGTATGTATAATGTTACACCAGATGCAGCGCCAATTTTAGGTAGTGTTCCTGATGTAGAGGGTTTTTATTTAGCTGTAGGTTTTAGTGGCCACGGATTTATGATTGCTCCCATGACAGCTCAATTAATGGCAGAACATATATTGGGTCAAAAAACAACTTTACCGATTAGTATTTATAATTTAGACAGATATAAACGAGGAGAACTAATTAAAGAGCCAAATGTTGTATAA
- a CDS encoding (2Fe-2S)-binding protein, with protein sequence MENKKQTIVCRCSDVTLEQVRDLIKKGYTTLDEIKRITRAGMGPCQGKTCGPIIEREIAIMTGKKVENLYQHRQRGPIKGIKLGTLAAGGDHNHEE encoded by the coding sequence ATGGAGAATAAAAAACAAACAATAGTTTGCCGTTGTAGTGATGTGACCCTAGAGCAAGTAAGAGATTTAATTAAAAAAGGTTACACAACATTAGATGAAATAAAAAGAATTACAAGAGCTGGTATGGGTCCATGTCAAGGTAAAACTTGTGGTCCTATTATCGAAAGAGAAATAGCTATTATGACAGGAAAAAAAGTAGAGAATCTTTATCAGCATCGCCAGCGTGGCCCTATTAAAGGTATAAAATTGGGAACATTAGCAGCCGGAGGTGACCATAACCATGAAGAGTAG
- a CDS encoding 4Fe-4S dicluster domain-containing protein produces MLKHTGVATPEDIKGVTPSEERLSKGPIAIIECFQKIPCNPCSMACPREGIKKMEDINERPVIVPENCNGCGICVSRCPGLAIFVVDATYSEKEALVKLPWELLPLPKKGAIVKTLNRAGEPVGKAKVVNIQDGKFFDRTRIIHLAVPKAEMMEVRSIDRGSF; encoded by the coding sequence ATGTTAAAACATACAGGAGTTGCTACTCCAGAAGATATTAAAGGCGTAACCCCAAGTGAAGAAAGATTGAGTAAAGGACCCATAGCAATAATTGAGTGTTTTCAAAAAATACCATGTAATCCATGTTCAATGGCCTGTCCTAGAGAAGGCATTAAAAAAATGGAAGATATAAATGAGCGACCAGTAATAGTCCCAGAAAATTGCAATGGCTGTGGCATTTGTGTTTCACGTTGCCCAGGCTTGGCTATTTTTGTGGTAGATGCAACCTATAGTGAAAAAGAGGCATTGGTAAAGCTGCCGTGGGAGTTATTACCCTTGCCTAAAAAAGGTGCTATTGTAAAAACGTTGAATAGAGCTGGCGAGCCAGTTGGCAAGGCTAAAGTAGTTAATATTCAAGACGGTAAATTTTTTGATAGAACACGTATTATTCATTTAGCTGTTCCAAAAGCTGAAATGATGGAAGTAAGAAGTATAGATAGGGGGTCATTTTAA
- a CDS encoding NAD(P)/FAD-dependent oxidoreductase, whose amino-acid sequence MKTTDLAIVGGGPAGLCAAITAADLGAKVVLIEQDDALGGQLVKQTHMFFGSEKQHAGTRGIDISSMLVNKVKTHKNIEVLLNSTAMGYYPDAVLGINQNENFIKIKPQKMILATGASEKMIVFPNNDLPGVYGAGAVQTLMNVYGIKPGNKVLMVGAGNIGLIVSYQLLQAGVDVAAIVEASPNIGGYLVHASKIRRLGVPILTSHTIVEAIGEKEVTGAVIAKLDEKWNVLEGSEQTLDVDTICLAVGLTPLTELIAQGGGKLSFIKELSGYVPVHSEDLQSTIDGVFVAGDLAGVEEASSAMVEGKLAGAAAAKALGLCPKEATKIIKQAHEELHDLRSGPVGVRIREGIKKLEEVRQQC is encoded by the coding sequence ATGAAAACTACAGATTTAGCAATTGTTGGTGGTGGGCCAGCGGGTTTATGTGCCGCTATTACGGCTGCAGATTTAGGGGCTAAGGTAGTCCTTATTGAGCAAGATGATGCTTTAGGTGGTCAACTAGTAAAACAAACCCATATGTTTTTTGGTAGCGAAAAACAACACGCAGGCACCCGAGGTATTGACATAAGTTCAATGTTAGTAAATAAGGTTAAAACCCATAAAAATATAGAAGTTTTGTTAAATTCAACTGCTATGGGATATTATCCAGATGCAGTTTTAGGTATAAATCAAAACGAAAATTTCATTAAAATTAAACCCCAAAAAATGATACTAGCTACAGGAGCTAGTGAAAAGATGATAGTTTTTCCTAACAACGATTTACCTGGCGTGTATGGTGCTGGTGCAGTACAAACCTTAATGAACGTCTATGGCATTAAACCAGGAAACAAAGTATTAATGGTTGGTGCAGGAAATATAGGACTAATTGTATCATACCAATTGTTACAAGCAGGAGTTGATGTTGCTGCTATTGTTGAGGCATCTCCAAATATTGGAGGATACTTAGTACATGCTTCAAAGATAAGAAGACTAGGTGTTCCGATTTTAACATCGCACACTATAGTAGAAGCTATTGGTGAAAAAGAAGTAACCGGTGCTGTTATTGCAAAATTAGATGAAAAATGGAATGTGTTAGAAGGTTCTGAGCAAACCTTAGATGTGGATACCATATGTTTAGCAGTAGGATTAACTCCGTTAACAGAGTTAATAGCTCAGGGCGGTGGAAAGCTTAGTTTCATTAAAGAATTAAGTGGATATGTTCCTGTGCACAGTGAAGATTTACAATCAACAATAGATGGGGTATTTGTTGCTGGTGATTTAGCAGGTGTGGAAGAGGCTAGTAGTGCTATGGTGGAAGGTAAGTTAGCTGGAGCAGCAGCTGCAAAAGCTTTAGGACTTTGTCCCAAAGAAGCCACAAAAATAATTAAACAAGCACACGAGGAATTACACGATTTAAGAAGTGGTCCAGTAGGAGTAAGAATTAGAGAAGGAATTAAAAAATTAGAGGAGGTACGTCAGCAATGTTAA